Proteins from a single region of Acidobacteriota bacterium:
- a CDS encoding DUF3011 domain-containing protein, which translates to MAMRLGFTGVPVLGALLAAFPLAPCVRAAQESPVLDCERAVWKTTFEDATAAGLDPGAIVLSVDSSTTTTRVEGNHPVVTGVGEYDPTPTRSDAFPARYECRFDRKTGALVSVTYAAVDGSGDDIATPPTELARTGYVLKACVDRLESDMEDQVRKRGMSSRADVEIALADVVQVAKGKDIELQGRGRGKYGEAFDWQVLIFTCRYDPKRDRISRATHALETPSLTGALPPETRDAIEACREAVGVEVLREAHQRGYKQLRRVEVELPELANVTPRAGRLDVSGRGQFRLDNRHNQPTPLTFTCTYDPRAGDVVAASFKAEAGSWTPSGEIANGLTGSLRCGSARTARDECRASIRGNVRVVREFGSVKCEAYRNWMWDSTTIRVWDGCAAEFEYDARP; encoded by the coding sequence ATGGCAATGCGACTCGGCTTCACCGGTGTTCCGGTGCTCGGTGCGCTCCTGGCCGCATTCCCGCTCGCGCCCTGCGTGCGTGCCGCGCAGGAGTCGCCGGTGCTCGACTGCGAGCGCGCGGTGTGGAAGACGACGTTCGAGGATGCGACGGCCGCCGGGCTCGACCCCGGCGCCATCGTCCTCAGCGTCGACTCATCGACGACCACGACGCGCGTCGAGGGTAACCATCCGGTGGTCACGGGTGTCGGGGAGTACGACCCGACGCCGACGCGGTCAGACGCGTTTCCCGCGCGCTACGAGTGCCGGTTCGACCGCAAGACCGGCGCGCTCGTATCGGTGACCTACGCGGCCGTCGACGGCAGCGGCGACGACATCGCGACGCCGCCGACCGAGCTCGCCAGGACGGGCTACGTCCTGAAGGCGTGCGTCGACCGCCTCGAATCCGACATGGAGGATCAGGTGCGGAAGCGCGGCATGAGCTCGCGCGCAGACGTCGAGATCGCGCTGGCCGACGTCGTGCAGGTGGCCAAAGGGAAGGACATCGAACTCCAGGGTCGCGGCCGCGGCAAGTACGGCGAAGCGTTCGACTGGCAGGTGCTGATCTTCACGTGCCGCTACGACCCGAAGCGCGATCGCATCTCGCGCGCCACGCACGCGCTCGAAACGCCATCGCTCACCGGTGCGCTGCCGCCCGAGACGCGGGACGCGATCGAAGCGTGTCGCGAGGCTGTTGGTGTCGAGGTGCTGCGCGAGGCGCATCAGCGGGGGTACAAGCAGCTCCGTCGCGTTGAGGTCGAACTCCCCGAACTGGCCAACGTCACGCCGCGCGCCGGTCGTCTCGACGTCTCCGGCCGTGGGCAGTTCCGCCTCGACAACCGTCACAACCAGCCGACGCCGCTCACGTTCACGTGTACGTACGACCCGCGTGCGGGCGACGTGGTTGCCGCCAGCTTCAAGGCGGAGGCCGGATCCTGGACGCCGTCCGGCGAGATCGCCAACGGCCTCACGGGGTCGTTGCGCTGCGGCTCGGCGCGCACCGCGCGCGACGAATGCCGCGCGTCGATCCGCGGCAACGTCCGCGTGGTCCGCGAATTCGGCAGCGTCAAGTGCGAGGCCTATCGCAACTGGATGTGGGACAGCACCACGATCCGCGTCTGGGACGGCTGCGCCGCCGAGTTCGAATACGACGCCCGTCCATGA
- a CDS encoding PilT/PilU family type 4a pilus ATPase → MAESDIDRLIDELNARPAPAAGGAWAPASSDDDAPMDTGRLAGWLQDVVRRGGSDLLLVAAAPASARVEKRLVPIDEGELTGDEIERAVLPALPPHARDIYARDGIADASFSVASLGRFRVNLHRERGRAAATIRALPRTVPRLSTLALPSQVERLASLTRGLVLVGGGTGSGKSTTLAALVDEINRHEARHVITIEDPVEYEHQHRRSIVEQVEIGVDAPDYPTALRAALRQMPDVLVVGEMRDPESMRLALTAAETGHLVISTVHTTDVTSSVSRMADSFPVERQATIRQEISLALSAVLVQSLLPRTSGGLVPAVELLMVQYGARQHIRKNQLHHLHQEISLTRRFGSITFEESLASLVKAGHIDPDTARDRAAHPEELVRLLSAQ, encoded by the coding sequence GTGGCTGAATCAGACATCGATCGCCTCATCGACGAATTAAACGCACGGCCGGCGCCGGCAGCGGGCGGTGCGTGGGCGCCGGCGTCCAGCGACGATGACGCGCCGATGGACACGGGCCGGCTGGCCGGCTGGCTGCAGGACGTGGTGCGGCGCGGCGGCTCCGATCTTCTGCTCGTGGCGGCGGCGCCTGCATCGGCCCGCGTGGAGAAGCGGCTCGTCCCGATCGACGAGGGCGAGCTCACGGGCGACGAGATCGAGCGGGCGGTCCTGCCCGCGCTGCCACCGCACGCGCGCGACATCTACGCGCGCGACGGCATCGCCGACGCATCGTTCAGCGTGGCGAGTCTCGGCCGGTTCCGCGTGAACCTGCACCGCGAACGCGGGCGCGCGGCCGCCACCATCCGTGCGCTGCCTCGAACGGTTCCACGTCTCTCGACGCTCGCGCTGCCATCGCAGGTGGAGCGGCTCGCCAGCCTCACGCGCGGGCTGGTCCTCGTGGGCGGCGGCACGGGGTCGGGCAAGTCCACGACGCTTGCCGCTCTCGTCGACGAAATCAACAGACACGAGGCGCGTCACGTCATCACGATCGAGGATCCGGTCGAGTACGAGCACCAGCACCGCCGGTCGATCGTCGAGCAGGTGGAGATCGGCGTCGATGCGCCCGACTACCCCACGGCCCTGCGCGCGGCGTTGCGGCAGATGCCCGACGTGCTCGTGGTGGGCGAGATGCGCGACCCGGAATCGATGCGGCTCGCGCTGACGGCCGCCGAGACGGGGCACCTGGTGATCTCCACCGTCCACACCACCGACGTCACATCGTCTGTCTCGCGCATGGCGGATTCGTTCCCCGTCGAACGTCAGGCCACGATCCGGCAGGAGATCTCGCTCGCCTTGAGCGCGGTGCTGGTCCAGTCGCTGCTGCCTCGCACGTCGGGCGGACTGGTACCGGCCGTCGAATTGTTGATGGTGCAGTACGGTGCGCGTCAGCACATCAGGAAGAATCAGTTGCACCATCTGCACCAGGAAATCTCCCTCACACGCCGCTTCGGCTCGATCACGTTCGAGGAGTCCCTGGCGTCGCTGGTCAAGGCCGGTCACATCGATCCCGACACGGCCCGCGACCGCGCTGCGCATCCTGAAGAACTGGTGCGCCTGCTCAGCGCTCAGTAG
- a CDS encoding DUF1501 domain-containing protein, whose product MTPNRRQFIKGGVAAFTVSFAAPAFLSDIARAQGARSRNLVVLYLSGGNDALSMVVPYGNAGYYERRPTIAVPAGNVLQVGTDAGGTTVGLHPRLTGLKQIFDQGRLAVIQRSGYPNSSRSHFLGTDIWSTADPSNPSGPGWLGRYLELLPQPLDPLAGWNTVRETPRTLLSRFVGVPAIPDPRTYAFNSPNSGTEAQHARQAATRIASHVPVDRPHLSFVSGTARAAFDTLDRVASVAQYAPTVTYPSTGLGSALRAVAGSMVRGIGTKVFWVQTGGYDTHASQNPNQETGAYYRLMGTLNDAVFAFYQDLSNQGLLSDTLVLQFSEFGRRVYENGSQGTDHGAASTMMVMGGGVSGGLVGTAPDLRNTPGNPTLESNNGDVRYQTDFRSVYARVLDNWLGTDSTTVLGANFRNAGLTFI is encoded by the coding sequence ATGACGCCCAATCGTCGGCAGTTCATCAAGGGCGGCGTGGCCGCGTTCACCGTCAGCTTCGCGGCGCCGGCATTTCTGTCCGACATCGCGCGGGCGCAGGGCGCGCGGTCGCGCAATCTCGTGGTGCTCTATCTGAGCGGCGGCAACGACGCGCTCAGCATGGTGGTGCCGTACGGGAACGCGGGGTACTACGAGCGCCGGCCGACGATTGCGGTGCCGGCCGGCAACGTGCTGCAGGTGGGCACCGACGCCGGCGGCACGACGGTCGGGTTGCATCCGCGGCTGACGGGGCTCAAGCAGATCTTCGACCAGGGACGCCTCGCCGTGATCCAGCGGAGCGGCTATCCCAACTCCAGTCGCTCGCACTTCCTCGGCACCGATATCTGGTCCACCGCCGATCCATCGAACCCCTCGGGTCCGGGTTGGCTCGGGCGCTACCTGGAACTGCTGCCGCAGCCGCTCGATCCGCTGGCCGGCTGGAACACGGTGCGCGAGACGCCGCGCACGCTGCTGTCGCGATTCGTGGGCGTGCCGGCGATCCCCGATCCGCGCACGTACGCCTTCAACAGTCCGAATTCCGGCACCGAAGCGCAGCACGCGCGGCAGGCCGCAACGCGCATCGCATCGCACGTGCCCGTCGATCGCCCGCATCTCTCGTTCGTGTCGGGCACCGCGCGCGCGGCGTTCGACACGCTCGATCGCGTGGCATCGGTCGCGCAGTACGCGCCAACTGTCACGTACCCGTCGACGGGACTCGGCAGCGCGCTGCGCGCCGTGGCGGGGTCGATGGTGCGCGGCATCGGGACGAAGGTGTTCTGGGTGCAGACGGGCGGCTACGACACGCACGCATCGCAGAACCCGAACCAGGAGACAGGCGCGTACTACCGCCTGATGGGCACGCTCAACGACGCGGTGTTCGCGTTCTACCAGGACCTGAGCAACCAGGGCCTGTTGAGCGACACGCTCGTGCTCCAGTTCTCCGAGTTCGGCCGGCGCGTGTACGAGAACGGCAGCCAGGGCACCGACCACGGCGCGGCGAGCACGATGATGGTGATGGGCGGCGGGGTCAGCGGCGGCCTCGTCGGCACCGCTCCAGACCTGCGCAACACGCCCGGCAATCCCACGCTCGAGAGCAACAACGGCGACGTCCGATACCAGACCGACTTCCGCTCGGTCTACGCCCGCGTCCTCGACAACTGGCTTGGCACCGACTCCACCACGGTCCTCGGCGCCAACTTCCGTAACGCAGGACTGACGTTCATCTGA
- a CDS encoding DUF1800 domain-containing protein, whose amino-acid sequence MARRDERIEHLLRRAGFSGSPDEVAGFAQLGFHGAVDYLVFYEQAPNSDLDARIGVPGHVGVTTRDRFSPDTAVRDARQRWLFRMVHSRRPLQEKMALFWHHHFATAYQKVADTYGGTIATRMMAASDVYNEPKASPVGQIEFFRRNALGNFYDLLVGVARDPAMLVWLDGRLNVRSAPQENFAREVMELFTMGIRPSDTAPNNYTEDDVKAAARVFTGWNLRVDPRGTDAVNDPTLSYGFLFRPERHDTQSKTFSFDIYPGGGRTIAASGEQEGLDFLLACCRHPQTGPRLARKLYAFFVSELTPAPQAFVDRVAATFYSTNFDMRRVIHQVLLSAEFQDESCYYTRYAWPVEFVVKAIKETGWNGFSVDSTITPLVAMGQTLFEPPDVNGWETGPGWFSTGGMLARMNFAASLTQNQRFNLREAARASKASPESVLSHTLHRLSPMPFEPPPYNELLGYLRAGTNWTGSDAELLAKSAGVTHLVLASPQYQFV is encoded by the coding sequence ATGGCGAGACGAGACGAGCGCATCGAACACCTTCTCCGGCGAGCCGGCTTTTCCGGCAGTCCTGACGAGGTTGCCGGGTTCGCGCAACTCGGGTTCCACGGGGCTGTCGACTACCTGGTCTTCTACGAACAGGCGCCCAATTCCGACCTCGATGCGCGGATCGGCGTCCCCGGCCATGTCGGCGTGACGACGCGCGACAGGTTCTCGCCCGACACCGCGGTCAGGGACGCGCGCCAGCGCTGGCTGTTCAGGATGGTCCACTCGCGCCGGCCCCTGCAGGAGAAGATGGCGCTCTTCTGGCACCATCACTTCGCCACGGCGTACCAGAAGGTGGCCGACACGTACGGCGGCACCATCGCCACCCGGATGATGGCGGCCTCGGACGTCTACAACGAGCCGAAGGCAAGTCCCGTCGGCCAGATCGAGTTCTTCAGGCGCAACGCCCTCGGCAACTTCTACGACCTGCTCGTGGGCGTCGCGCGCGATCCGGCGATGCTCGTCTGGCTCGACGGGCGACTGAACGTGAGGAGTGCGCCGCAGGAGAACTTCGCACGCGAGGTGATGGAGCTGTTCACGATGGGCATCCGCCCGTCGGACACGGCGCCCAACAACTACACCGAAGACGATGTGAAGGCGGCGGCGCGGGTGTTCACGGGCTGGAACCTGCGCGTGGACCCGCGCGGGACCGATGCCGTCAACGACCCGACGCTCTCCTATGGCTTCCTGTTCCGCCCCGAGCGGCACGACACCCAGAGCAAGACCTTCTCGTTCGACATCTATCCGGGCGGCGGCCGCACGATCGCCGCCAGCGGGGAGCAGGAAGGCCTGGATTTTCTCCTGGCGTGCTGTCGGCACCCGCAGACGGGACCGCGTCTCGCGCGCAAGCTGTACGCCTTCTTCGTGAGCGAGCTCACTCCAGCCCCGCAGGCGTTCGTGGATCGTGTGGCGGCCACCTTCTACAGCACCAACTTCGACATGCGCCGCGTGATCCATCAGGTGCTGCTCTCGGCGGAGTTCCAGGACGAATCCTGTTACTACACGCGCTACGCATGGCCCGTGGAATTCGTGGTGAAGGCCATCAAGGAGACAGGCTGGAACGGGTTCTCCGTCGACAGCACCATCACGCCCCTGGTGGCGATGGGGCAGACGCTGTTCGAGCCGCCGGACGTGAACGGGTGGGAGACGGGCCCGGGCTGGTTCTCCACGGGCGGCATGCTCGCGCGCATGAACTTCGCGGCGTCGCTCACGCAGAATCAGCGCTTCAATCTCCGTGAAGCCGCGCGGGCGTCAAAGGCGTCACCGGAGTCGGTCCTGTCGCACACGCTGCATCGCCTGTCGCCGATGCCGTTCGAGCCGCCGCCGTACAACGAGTTGCTCGGCTACCTCCGGGCGGGCACCAACTGGACCGGATCGGACGCCGAGTTGCTCGCCAAATCCGCGGGCGTGACACACCTGGTGCTCGCGTCGCCGCAGTATCAATTCGTATGA
- a CDS encoding TonB-dependent receptor encodes MLAVRSAFTNLSRLALVVGALVALSAGLIRAQSTAANGALEGIVSDTSGGILPGVTVTVTNTDTGTARIVVTNDSGLYRASLLPLGTYRVAAELEGFKRFERSGITVGAGQTVTIDVRLDVGALSEVVSVTADAPVVDAAKVDGGRNLNENEVKNLPLVSRNPYNFALLQPGVTGFENPEFGVPRFAANGTLLRVNYQIDGNTNTQKDRAGLRLLPVSEVMVREVKVVTSGYAPEFGQTTGLVYNAITPSGTNDFRGAVAYRFRRKPFSAFPFYFQGPRTEARRPDTKVDTITAELGGPIVKDKLHFYTGFENTYRDLSAQSVITITPENAARIGLAAQPAVVPREQTGRFFIGKVDYQLAANHRLTARSVVFRNDSPNNIGGGLTSMERTTDFLDAMESSSGQVVSTFGSRMLNELRVQYARRVQSRAGNELSGTGPAINIAGVGNFGGPIAGASDAGFGFTQGIFQVVNNFTYVRGNHSYKFGGDIQIVNDKRASTLFQLYTFPSIDAYLAARNGTNPYGYTNYQELIGNPDFTMKSSGYSFFVQDDWRVTPNLKFIYGLRYDFYDYPEGDPAAPFSYSQKYSDDGNNVGPRFGVAYAFGTDKRQVLRASTGIMYDQMLLGAYETSIQNNGNPERVNVTLQGSAANAPAFPNTLGNLPPGFTLPRQSITTVDPDFQVARTWQNNVQYERAFGASFYGSAGYAFVQGDLLPVIVNINPINPVGQLADGRPVFSTIINADTRLDPRFNQINVVQSRGTSTYNALTLQFGRRLTNGVQFDVNYTLGKGTDNAPLTSALSVQGDDGVSDPTNLDRDKGPNLLDTRHSFAGSVVLQPRFDVEGVLGAIVNGNQLGLMMQVNSGLPVNLRSGTDLNGDGLLADRPLFVGRNSLYLPARYNVDARLSRFIALGGHRRLEVAAEFKNVFNTVQTSSVNRVIATNALGQATGTLPTSSSELQPTGGYEQRQFQLGFKFHF; translated from the coding sequence ATGCTGGCCGTCCGGTCCGCTTTCACCAACCTGTCCCGTCTCGCGCTGGTCGTCGGTGCGCTGGTCGCCCTGTCAGCCGGCCTCATCCGCGCGCAGTCGACGGCCGCCAACGGGGCCCTCGAGGGTATCGTGTCCGACACCTCCGGTGGCATCCTCCCGGGCGTGACCGTCACGGTGACCAATACCGATACCGGTACGGCGCGCATCGTCGTGACCAACGACAGTGGTCTCTACCGGGCATCCCTGCTCCCCCTCGGCACGTATCGCGTGGCGGCAGAGCTCGAGGGATTCAAGCGATTCGAGCGATCCGGCATCACGGTTGGCGCCGGGCAGACCGTCACCATCGACGTGCGTCTCGACGTGGGTGCGCTCTCGGAGGTCGTCTCGGTCACGGCCGACGCCCCAGTCGTCGACGCGGCGAAGGTGGACGGCGGGCGCAACCTCAACGAGAACGAAGTCAAGAACCTGCCGCTCGTCTCGCGCAACCCGTACAACTTCGCGTTGCTGCAGCCTGGCGTGACGGGCTTCGAGAACCCCGAGTTCGGCGTGCCGCGCTTTGCGGCCAACGGGACGCTTCTCCGTGTGAACTACCAGATCGACGGCAACACGAACACGCAGAAGGATCGCGCGGGCCTGCGCCTGCTGCCCGTGTCCGAGGTGATGGTGCGTGAGGTGAAGGTCGTGACGAGCGGCTATGCGCCGGAGTTCGGCCAGACGACGGGGCTCGTGTACAACGCGATCACGCCGTCGGGCACGAATGACTTCCGCGGTGCCGTGGCCTATCGCTTCCGTCGCAAGCCGTTCAGCGCGTTTCCGTTCTACTTCCAGGGCCCGCGCACCGAAGCGCGCCGGCCCGACACGAAGGTCGACACGATCACGGCCGAGCTCGGCGGGCCGATCGTGAAGGACAAGCTGCACTTCTACACGGGCTTCGAGAACACCTACCGCGACCTGTCGGCCCAGAGCGTGATCACCATCACGCCGGAGAACGCGGCGCGCATCGGCCTGGCTGCGCAGCCCGCCGTGGTGCCGCGTGAGCAGACGGGACGGTTCTTCATCGGCAAGGTGGACTACCAGCTCGCCGCCAACCATCGCCTCACCGCGCGGTCGGTCGTCTTCCGTAACGATTCGCCCAACAACATCGGCGGCGGGTTGACGAGCATGGAGCGCACCACCGACTTCCTCGACGCGATGGAGAGCTCCTCGGGACAGGTCGTCTCGACGTTCGGAAGCCGCATGCTGAACGAGCTCCGCGTGCAGTACGCGCGCCGCGTGCAGAGCCGTGCGGGCAACGAACTGTCGGGGACCGGTCCGGCGATCAACATCGCCGGCGTGGGGAACTTCGGCGGGCCGATTGCGGGGGCGTCGGACGCCGGATTCGGCTTCACGCAGGGCATTTTCCAGGTGGTGAACAACTTCACCTACGTGCGCGGCAACCACAGTTACAAGTTCGGCGGCGACATCCAGATCGTCAACGACAAGCGTGCGTCGACGCTCTTTCAGCTCTATACGTTCCCGAGCATCGACGCCTATCTGGCCGCGCGCAACGGCACCAATCCGTACGGTTACACGAACTATCAGGAGTTGATCGGCAACCCCGACTTCACCATGAAGTCGTCGGGCTACAGCTTCTTCGTGCAGGACGACTGGCGCGTCACGCCGAACCTGAAGTTCATCTACGGCCTGCGCTACGACTTCTACGACTATCCCGAAGGCGATCCGGCCGCACCCTTCTCGTACTCGCAGAAGTACTCGGATGACGGCAACAACGTGGGGCCGCGGTTCGGCGTGGCGTACGCCTTCGGTACCGACAAGCGGCAAGTGCTGCGCGCGAGCACCGGCATCATGTACGACCAGATGCTGCTCGGCGCGTATGAGACGTCGATCCAGAACAACGGCAACCCCGAGCGCGTCAACGTGACGCTCCAGGGATCGGCCGCCAACGCGCCGGCCTTCCCGAACACGCTCGGAAACCTGCCGCCGGGGTTCACGCTGCCGCGGCAGTCGATCACCACCGTCGATCCGGACTTTCAGGTCGCGCGTACGTGGCAGAACAACGTCCAGTACGAACGCGCGTTCGGCGCGAGCTTCTACGGGTCGGCCGGCTACGCGTTCGTGCAGGGCGACCTGCTGCCCGTGATCGTCAACATCAACCCGATCAACCCGGTCGGTCAGCTCGCCGACGGACGCCCGGTGTTCAGCACGATCATCAATGCCGACACGCGTCTCGACCCGCGTTTCAACCAGATCAACGTCGTGCAGTCGCGCGGCACGTCCACGTACAACGCGCTGACACTGCAGTTCGGGCGTCGCCTCACCAACGGCGTCCAGTTCGACGTGAACTACACGCTCGGCAAGGGCACCGACAACGCGCCGCTCACGAGCGCGCTTTCGGTGCAGGGTGACGATGGGGTGAGCGACCCGACGAACCTGGATCGCGACAAGGGGCCGAACCTGCTCGACACGCGCCACAGCTTTGCCGGCAGCGTCGTGCTCCAGCCGCGGTTCGACGTCGAGGGCGTGCTGGGTGCGATCGTCAACGGTAACCAGCTGGGCCTGATGATGCAGGTCAACTCGGGTCTGCCGGTGAACCTGCGCAGCGGTACGGACCTGAACGGCGACGGGCTGCTCGCGGACCGGCCGCTGTTCGTGGGTCGCAACTCGCTGTATCTCCCGGCGCGCTACAACGTCGACGCGCGCCTCTCGCGGTTCATCGCGCTCGGCGGACATCGGCGCCTGGAAGTGGCGGCGGAGTTCAAGAACGTGTTCAATACGGTGCAGACGTCGTCGGTCAACCGCGTGATCGCCACCAACGCGCTCGGCCAGGCGACGGGCACGCTGCCGACGAGCAGCAGTGAGTTGCAGCCGACGGGTGGCTACGAACAGCGCCAGTTCCAGCTCGGATTCAAGTTCCACTTCTGA
- a CDS encoding PIG-L family deacetylase, whose translation MQRSTCRTAVAALALALALVVPTHTQFRFQPVAEHADYAALGLALRELGTVGSLMMTTAHPDDENNALLARYRFQQGMRTTLVTATRGNGGQNEIGPEIFESLSVLRTEELLAAHRVDGAEQYFARAVDFGYSFSVDETYERWDRDKILEDYVYWIRKIRPDVIVGFVWDHTQGGGQHHQASSAITADAFRAAADPAKFPEQIAKGLRPWQASKFYYTGAFGGQDSAPADTICRVDGNQFDPLLGRTYNELGSEARSMHMCQGMPQLYALPGPQPRTYVLHDTVLQHPKSDQNTDLFAGIDTGLRSLARFGRGGSPALGLAIDALDGQIRSARMAFETKGIAGARAVLPQVLTTVRALRSQLTSMHPDPDARFELDLRLEQKERQAEAAMRIAAGLRVDVLANDGLIVGGQSTRVTLRAFAGSGKGVAVKSVAFSGFEGTHECEPVALEELRPFNCVSTLTVPAAAKLTTAYWKRVPGRDYYDFDPEAPFGLPFEPTPFNATITFTIDGIEQAVTYPVQYRNDGNVFSGEKRHELLVVPALAVRLGADIVAFPGGGQARELGVTVVNHDKTAGQATVALQVPKGWTVTPASETVAFAREDEARQVRFAITPPAGTRPGRYDVRATATRAGRTFDKGYEAIEYPHIRRRHLVGDATGSLKVLDLKPVTGVTVGYVMGVGDQVPPALVQLGATVEFLTPEQLASGDLSKYAVVMTGVRAYERRADLRAYNQRLIDYASKGGLVIVQYNKFEFNEAQYGPYPGLVGRASTSASPFGRFTADRVTDETAPVTVLVPNHPVFTTPNRIGDAAWSNWVQERGLYFFGTADADKRYVDLIEMTDPFPNNPGPKRGALVEARVGQGRWIYVGLNLWRQLPAGTDGAYALMANLLSLH comes from the coding sequence ATGCAGAGATCGACGTGTCGTACCGCTGTTGCCGCGCTGGCGCTCGCGCTTGCGCTCGTTGTGCCGACGCACACGCAGTTCCGCTTCCAGCCCGTGGCCGAGCACGCCGACTACGCGGCGCTCGGCCTGGCGCTCCGGGAACTGGGCACCGTCGGCAGCCTCATGATGACGACGGCGCATCCCGACGATGAGAACAACGCGCTGCTGGCCAGGTACCGCTTCCAGCAGGGCATGCGCACGACGCTCGTCACCGCCACGCGTGGCAACGGGGGGCAGAACGAGATCGGTCCGGAGATCTTCGAATCCCTCTCCGTGCTGCGCACCGAGGAACTGCTCGCCGCGCATCGCGTGGACGGGGCGGAGCAGTACTTCGCGCGCGCGGTGGACTTCGGGTACTCGTTCAGCGTCGACGAGACGTACGAACGCTGGGACCGCGACAAGATCCTCGAAGACTACGTCTACTGGATCCGGAAGATTCGTCCCGACGTGATCGTGGGCTTCGTGTGGGACCACACGCAGGGCGGCGGCCAGCACCACCAGGCCTCGTCGGCGATCACGGCAGACGCGTTCCGTGCGGCCGCGGATCCGGCGAAGTTCCCGGAGCAGATCGCGAAGGGCCTGCGGCCCTGGCAGGCGTCGAAGTTCTACTACACCGGCGCGTTCGGCGGGCAGGACTCCGCACCCGCCGACACCATCTGCCGCGTGGACGGCAATCAGTTCGATCCGCTCCTTGGCCGCACGTACAACGAGCTCGGATCCGAAGCGCGCAGCATGCACATGTGCCAGGGCATGCCGCAGCTCTACGCGTTGCCGGGGCCGCAGCCGCGGACCTACGTGCTGCACGACACGGTGCTGCAGCATCCCAAGTCCGACCAGAACACGGATCTCTTTGCCGGTATCGACACGGGCTTGCGCAGCCTCGCCCGCTTCGGCCGCGGCGGCTCGCCCGCACTTGGCCTGGCGATCGACGCGCTCGATGGTCAGATCCGCAGCGCGCGGATGGCGTTCGAGACCAAGGGCATCGCCGGCGCGCGCGCGGTGCTGCCGCAGGTGCTCACCACCGTCCGCGCCCTGCGCTCGCAGCTCACGAGCATGCATCCGGATCCCGACGCCCGGTTCGAGCTCGATCTCCGCCTGGAGCAGAAGGAGCGGCAGGCGGAAGCGGCCATGCGCATCGCCGCGGGGCTTCGCGTGGACGTGCTGGCCAACGACGGCCTCATCGTGGGCGGTCAGTCGACGCGCGTGACACTGCGCGCGTTCGCCGGTTCGGGCAAGGGCGTGGCCGTGAAGTCCGTCGCGTTCTCGGGCTTCGAAGGTACCCATGAATGCGAGCCGGTGGCCCTCGAGGAATTGCGGCCGTTCAACTGCGTGTCGACGCTCACGGTACCCGCCGCGGCGAAGCTGACGACGGCGTACTGGAAGCGGGTACCAGGACGCGACTACTACGACTTCGATCCGGAAGCGCCGTTCGGCCTGCCGTTCGAACCCACACCGTTCAACGCGACGATCACGTTCACGATCGACGGCATCGAGCAGGCGGTGACGTATCCCGTGCAGTACCGCAACGACGGCAACGTCTTCAGCGGCGAGAAGCGTCACGAACTGCTCGTGGTGCCCGCGCTTGCCGTGCGGCTCGGCGCCGACATCGTCGCGTTCCCCGGTGGAGGACAGGCGCGGGAGCTTGGCGTGACGGTGGTCAACCACGACAAGACGGCGGGGCAGGCGACTGTGGCGCTGCAGGTACCGAAGGGCTGGACGGTGACGCCGGCGTCGGAGACCGTGGCTTTCGCGCGTGAAGACGAGGCGCGTCAGGTGCGGTTCGCGATCACGCCGCCTGCGGGAACCAGGCCCGGACGCTACGACGTGCGCGCGACGGCCACGCGCGCCGGCCGGACGTTCGACAAGGGCTATGAAGCGATCGAGTATCCGCACATCAGGCGTCGTCATCTCGTGGGTGATGCGACGGGCAGCCTGAAGGTGCTCGACCTGAAGCCTGTCACCGGTGTGACAGTGGGGTACGTGATGGGCGTCGGCGACCAGGTGCCGCCGGCGCTGGTGCAGCTCGGCGCGACAGTGGAGTTCCTGACGCCGGAACAGCTCGCCTCGGGCGACCTGTCGAAGTACGCCGTCGTGATGACGGGCGTGCGGGCGTACGAGCGTCGTGCCGACCTGCGCGCCTACAACCAGCGACTGATCGACTACGCCTCCAAGGGCGGCCTGGTCATCGTCCAGTACAACAAGTTCGAGTTCAACGAAGCGCAGTACGGCCCGTATCCCGGACTCGTGGGACGTGCGTCGACGTCTGCCAGTCCGTTCGGCCGGTTCACGGCGGATCGCGTGACCGACGAGACGGCACCGGTGACGGTGCTCGTGCCCAACCACCCCGTGTTCACGACGCCGAACCGGATTGGCGACGCGGCCTGGAGCAACTGGGTGCAGGAGCGCGGGTTGTACTTCTTCGGCACTGCCGATGCCGACAAGCGCTACGTCGATCTGATCGAGATGACCGACCCGTTCCCGAACAATCCGGGCCCGAAGCGCGGCGCCCTCGTCGAAGCACGCGTGGGCCAGGGGCGATGGATCTACGTCGGCCTCAACCTGTGGCGCCAGCTCCCCGCCGGCACCGACGGTGCCTATGCGTTGATGGCGAATCTCCTGTCGCTTCACTGA